A genome region from Methylohalobius crimeensis 10Ki includes the following:
- the hemW gene encoding radical SAM family heme chaperone HemW, whose amino-acid sequence MIRPPLGLYIHLPWCVRKCPYCDFNSHALRDGLPEKAYVDALLADLRQDLAWVKDRRLHSIFLGGGTPSLFSPDSLARMLEGVQGLVPWDKPIEITLEANPGTVESAKFRAFRASGINRLSLGVQSFQDGKLTALGRIHTAREALEAIDTARSAGFDNFNLDLMFGLPGQSLNDALSDIDTAIAQNPAHISYYQLTLEPHTLFAKYPPRLPQDEHIWTLQNACQEKLAAGGFKRYEISAYARDGFQCRHNLNYWRFGDYLGIGAGAHAKLTDPERNAIHRIWKIRHPDHYREKAASPARIGGRSIIRESDKPLEFLMNTLRLKEGFTPSQFERRTGMDFAQIAPSLEPLLVDGLLKRAGERITCSSRGWNFLDTLLERFIPA is encoded by the coding sequence TTGATTCGACCTCCTCTCGGACTGTACATTCATCTGCCCTGGTGCGTGCGCAAATGCCCCTACTGCGATTTCAACTCCCACGCCCTGCGAGACGGTCTACCCGAGAAAGCCTACGTGGACGCCCTCCTGGCCGATCTCCGTCAAGATCTGGCCTGGGTAAAAGACCGAAGACTCCATAGCATTTTCCTGGGCGGCGGGACTCCCAGCTTGTTCTCACCGGACAGTCTGGCGCGCATGCTGGAAGGCGTCCAAGGTCTCGTTCCCTGGGACAAACCGATCGAAATCACCCTGGAGGCCAACCCCGGAACCGTGGAAAGCGCTAAATTCCGAGCATTTCGCGCTTCAGGCATCAACCGCCTGTCCCTGGGGGTGCAATCGTTTCAGGATGGTAAATTGACCGCGCTCGGCCGCATTCACACCGCCCGGGAAGCGCTCGAGGCGATCGACACGGCCCGATCGGCGGGGTTCGACAACTTTAACTTGGATCTCATGTTCGGCCTTCCCGGACAAAGCCTGAACGACGCCTTGAGCGATATCGACACCGCCATCGCCCAAAACCCCGCCCATATTTCCTATTATCAACTGACCCTGGAACCCCACACCCTATTCGCCAAGTACCCGCCCCGTCTGCCGCAAGACGAACACATTTGGACGCTCCAAAACGCCTGCCAGGAAAAACTGGCGGCGGGCGGATTCAAGCGCTATGAAATTTCCGCCTATGCCCGGGACGGATTCCAGTGCCGACACAACCTGAACTACTGGCGCTTCGGCGACTATCTGGGCATCGGTGCCGGTGCGCACGCCAAATTGACCGACCCGGAGCGAAACGCGATCCACCGCATCTGGAAAATCCGGCATCCGGACCATTATCGGGAAAAAGCCGCCTCGCCGGCTCGGATCGGCGGGCGATCGATCATCCGGGAATCGGACAAGCCCCTGGAATTTCTGATGAATACGCTGCGCCTCAAGGAAGGATTCACTCCCTCCCAATTCGAGCGAAGAACCGGCATGGACTTCGCGCAAATCGCCCCCTCCCTGGAGCCCTTGCTAGTCGACGGACTGTTGAAGCGAGCCGGGGAACGCATCACCTGCAGCTCCCGGGGATGGAACTTCCTCGATACCCTGCTCGAGCGTTTCATCCCCGCTTGA
- the coaE gene encoding dephospho-CoA kinase (Dephospho-CoA kinase (CoaE) performs the final step in coenzyme A biosynthesis.), whose amino-acid sequence MLKIGLTGGIGSGKSTVARLFEQRRIDVIDTDRIARELVAPGQPALAAIVQAFGPKILQDDGRLNRTELRRRVFRDPEAKKNLEAILHPRVFTEMNRQADLCRSPYCILAVPLLVETDALHRVDRVLVVDCPEQIQIERVQHRDGLSDNMIRRILASQATRRERLQAADDVIVNDGDLGQLERQVDELHRFYLQLSHDPETG is encoded by the coding sequence ATGTTGAAGATCGGCCTCACCGGCGGTATCGGCAGCGGCAAGAGCACGGTCGCCCGGCTATTCGAGCAACGCCGCATCGATGTCATCGATACCGACCGAATCGCCCGGGAATTGGTGGCTCCCGGCCAACCGGCTCTGGCCGCTATCGTCCAAGCCTTCGGCCCGAAAATTCTTCAAGACGACGGCCGATTGAACCGGACCGAGTTGCGCCGCCGGGTTTTCCGGGACCCCGAAGCGAAAAAAAACCTGGAAGCCATTCTTCATCCCCGCGTTTTCACCGAGATGAACCGGCAGGCCGATCTATGCCGATCGCCCTATTGCATCCTCGCCGTTCCCCTCCTGGTGGAGACCGACGCGTTACACCGGGTCGATCGGGTACTGGTGGTGGATTGCCCGGAGCAAATCCAAATCGAACGGGTCCAACATCGGGACGGTTTGTCCGATAACATGATCCGCCGCATCCTCGCCAGCCAGGCTACCCGCCGGGAGCGCCTTCAGGCCGCCGACGATGTGATCGTCAACGACGGAGATCTTGGTCAATTGGAGCGGCAGGTGGACGAACTTCACCGCTTCTATTTACAGCTGAGTCATGACCCAGAGACAGGATAA
- a CDS encoding prepilin peptidase — MSLLEALQQNPVLFFILIGVTGLLVGSFLNVVILRLPKMLERDWRRECLEFLDQPIDEADGERFDLVYPPSTCPRCGHKIRPWENIPILSYLFLRRRCSVCGTRISPRYPLIEGLTAVMSFGVAWRFGADIQTLWGLVFTWGLIALTFIDFDHQLLPDNLTLPLLWLGLVLSLFEIFTDPPTAIMGAAAGYGLLWSVYQLFRLVTGKEGMGYGDFKLLAAAGAWLGWQMLPLMILLSSLAGAVIGVGLTFILGRDKNIPMPFGPYLAIAAWIALLWGKDLNRLYFQLSGIG, encoded by the coding sequence ATGTCACTTCTGGAAGCGCTCCAACAAAACCCGGTTCTTTTTTTCATCCTAATTGGCGTAACCGGATTGTTGGTGGGCAGTTTCCTCAATGTGGTCATTTTGCGTCTCCCCAAAATGCTGGAAAGGGACTGGCGGCGTGAATGCCTGGAATTCCTGGACCAACCGATCGACGAGGCGGACGGCGAACGATTCGATCTGGTCTATCCACCTTCCACCTGTCCCCGATGCGGTCACAAAATCCGTCCTTGGGAAAATATTCCCATTCTCAGTTATTTGTTTCTGAGGAGGCGTTGCAGCGTCTGCGGCACCCGAATCTCTCCTCGCTATCCGCTCATCGAGGGTTTGACGGCGGTCATGTCCTTCGGCGTGGCTTGGCGATTCGGTGCCGATATCCAGACCTTATGGGGACTGGTGTTCACCTGGGGGCTGATCGCCCTCACCTTTATCGATTTCGATCATCAACTCCTCCCCGACAATCTCACCTTACCCTTGCTCTGGCTGGGGTTGGTTCTGAGTCTGTTCGAGATATTTACCGACCCTCCTACGGCGATCATGGGCGCGGCGGCCGGCTACGGTCTGCTCTGGAGCGTCTATCAGCTGTTCCGGCTGGTGACCGGCAAGGAAGGCATGGGATACGGAGATTTCAAATTGCTGGCAGCCGCAGGCGCTTGGCTGGGATGGCAAATGTTGCCGCTGATGATTCTGCTTTCCTCCTTGGCGGGAGCGGTCATCGGTGTGGGTTTGACCTTCATTCTGGGGCGGGACAAGAATATTCCCATGCCTTTCGGTCCCTATCTGGCGATCGCCGCCTGGATCGCATTGCTTTGGGGAAAGGATTTGAACCGGCTTTATTTCCAGCTGAGCGGCATCGGTTGA
- a CDS encoding type II secretion system F family protein, whose product MAATAGKKEPILFTWEGIDKSGKRVKGEQSGRTEVLVKAQLRQQGIKPIKVKKKPKSLLGGRTKKITTKDIAVFSRQLATMMGAGVPLVQAFDIVGRGHENPGMQKLILTIKDDIESGNTLTEALRKHPLYFDELFCNLVEAGEQAGVLETLLDKIATYKEKTESLKAKVKKALTYPAAVIVVACIVTSILLIFVVPQFEELFKGFGADLPAFTQLVINLSRFMQANWYYLFGAIGIAIYLFFYFKKRSKKFNRLLDRLFLKIPIVGPQILHKSAIARFSRTLSTMSAAGVPLVEALESVAGASGNAVYSDAILEMRESVATGQQLQQTMRQTGLFPHMVVQMVAIGEESGSIDSMLAKVADFYEEEVDNAVDALSSLMEPMIMAFLGIVVGGLVVAMYLPIFKLGAVV is encoded by the coding sequence ATGGCAGCCACAGCGGGAAAAAAAGAACCCATTCTGTTTACTTGGGAAGGCATCGACAAAAGCGGCAAACGGGTCAAAGGCGAACAGTCGGGACGCACCGAGGTCCTGGTCAAAGCCCAATTGCGTCAACAAGGCATCAAACCGATCAAGGTCAAGAAAAAACCCAAGTCTCTCCTCGGCGGTCGCACCAAGAAAATCACCACCAAGGACATTGCCGTTTTCAGCCGGCAATTGGCCACCATGATGGGGGCCGGGGTGCCGCTGGTACAAGCATTCGACATCGTCGGCCGCGGCCATGAGAATCCCGGCATGCAGAAGCTCATCCTGACCATCAAGGATGACATCGAAAGCGGCAACACCTTGACCGAAGCGTTGCGCAAGCACCCGCTCTACTTCGACGAATTATTCTGCAACCTGGTGGAAGCCGGGGAACAGGCGGGAGTGCTGGAAACCTTGCTGGACAAAATCGCCACCTACAAGGAAAAAACCGAATCCCTCAAGGCCAAGGTCAAAAAAGCGTTGACCTATCCGGCCGCGGTGATCGTGGTCGCCTGTATCGTCACATCCATTCTGTTGATCTTCGTGGTTCCGCAATTCGAGGAATTGTTCAAAGGCTTCGGCGCGGATCTGCCCGCTTTCACTCAATTGGTCATCAATTTGTCCCGCTTCATGCAGGCAAACTGGTATTATTTATTCGGCGCCATCGGCATCGCCATTTACCTGTTCTTTTATTTCAAAAAACGCTCCAAAAAATTCAACCGTCTTCTCGACCGCCTATTTTTGAAAATCCCCATCGTCGGCCCTCAGATTTTGCATAAATCCGCCATTGCCCGCTTTTCCCGGACCCTATCCACCATGTCCGCGGCGGGGGTCCCCTTGGTGGAAGCGCTGGAATCGGTCGCCGGGGCTTCCGGAAATGCGGTCTATTCCGACGCCATCCTGGAAATGCGCGAATCGGTCGCCACCGGCCAACAACTCCAACAAACCATGCGTCAAACCGGCTTATTTCCCCACATGGTGGTCCAAATGGTCGCCATCGGCGAAGAATCGGGCTCCATCGACAGCATGTTGGCCAAGGTCGCCGACTTCTACGAGGAAGAAGTGGATAACGCCGTCGACGCCCTCAGCAGCTTGATGGAACCCATGATTATGGCTTTTCTCGGCATCGTGGTGGGGGGACTGGTGGTCGCCATGTATCTACCTATATTCAAGCTCGGGGCAGTCGTCTGA
- the pilB gene encoding type IV-A pilus assembly ATPase PilB has translation MTSTASFSKLNGLARCLVDSGLLSEPDATRYQEEAYNQKIPLVPYLVTNKILDNLAIAATASHQLGVPLFDLDAMDMELLPTKRVSDKLIQKHHILPLYQRGGRLYIAVSDPTNLQALDEIKFHTGLATETILVEESKLAKAIDFLLEAADSSMQELLDENLENLQIDTSEDDQGSAVTESEVEDAPIVRFVNKILLDSIKKGASDIHFEPYEKNFRIRFRSDGMLHEITSPPTSLATRVISRIKVMSRMDIAERRVPQDGRIKMMLSRNKAIDFRVSTCPTLFGEKVVMRLLDPTSAQIGIDKLGFEPDQQELFLNAIHKPYGMILVTGPTGSGKTVTLYTGLNLLNTSDKNISTAEDPVEITVPGINQVNVRPKAGLTFASALRAFLRQDPDIIMVGEIRDLETAEIAVKAAQTGHMVLSTLHTNDAPQTLNRLAQMGIPPFNIASSVVLIMAQRLARRLCEYCKREAELPPELLLKSGFKEDELDQLNLFTADPEGCEHCTKGYKGRVGIYQVMPVTESINRIILENGNAMQIAEQARKEGINDLRESGLNKVREGITSIEEIDRVTRD, from the coding sequence GTGACTTCCACGGCATCCTTTTCCAAGCTCAACGGCCTGGCCCGCTGCCTGGTCGATTCCGGTTTGCTATCCGAACCGGACGCGACCAGGTATCAAGAAGAAGCCTACAACCAAAAAATCCCATTGGTGCCCTACCTGGTCACCAACAAGATTCTCGATAATCTTGCCATCGCCGCCACCGCTTCCCATCAGTTGGGGGTGCCTCTGTTCGACCTCGACGCGATGGACATGGAGCTTCTGCCCACCAAGCGCGTCAGCGACAAACTGATACAAAAGCACCATATCCTGCCTTTGTATCAACGCGGCGGACGGCTGTATATCGCGGTTTCCGATCCCACCAATCTACAAGCCCTGGATGAAATCAAATTTCATACGGGGCTAGCCACCGAAACCATTTTGGTGGAAGAAAGCAAGCTCGCCAAAGCCATCGATTTTTTGCTGGAAGCGGCCGACAGCAGCATGCAGGAACTGTTGGACGAAAATCTGGAAAACCTCCAGATCGACACGTCCGAGGACGATCAAGGGTCGGCGGTGACCGAATCGGAGGTGGAAGACGCCCCCATCGTTCGTTTCGTCAACAAGATTCTGCTCGACTCGATCAAGAAAGGCGCCTCCGACATTCACTTCGAGCCGTATGAAAAAAACTTCCGCATCCGCTTCCGCAGCGACGGCATGTTGCACGAGATCACCAGCCCGCCTACCAGCCTGGCCACCCGGGTGATCTCCCGAATCAAGGTGATGTCGCGTATGGACATCGCCGAGCGGCGGGTACCCCAGGACGGTCGGATCAAAATGATGCTGTCGCGCAACAAGGCCATCGATTTCCGCGTCAGCACCTGCCCGACCTTGTTCGGGGAAAAGGTTGTCATGCGTCTGCTCGATCCCACCAGCGCCCAGATCGGCATCGACAAACTGGGATTCGAACCCGATCAACAGGAATTGTTTTTAAACGCCATCCACAAGCCCTACGGCATGATTTTGGTGACCGGCCCCACCGGCAGCGGTAAAACGGTGACTCTCTACACCGGACTGAATCTTCTCAACACCTCGGACAAAAACATTTCCACCGCCGAGGACCCGGTAGAAATCACCGTTCCGGGCATCAACCAGGTGAACGTCCGCCCCAAAGCCGGCTTGACCTTCGCCAGCGCGCTGAGGGCCTTTCTGAGGCAGGACCCGGACATCATCATGGTGGGGGAAATCCGCGACCTGGAAACCGCCGAAATCGCCGTCAAGGCCGCCCAGACCGGCCACATGGTGCTTTCCACCCTGCATACCAACGACGCGCCCCAAACCTTGAACCGCCTGGCTCAGATGGGCATTCCACCATTCAATATCGCCTCCTCGGTGGTCTTGATCATGGCCCAAAGACTGGCTCGACGCCTGTGCGAATACTGTAAACGCGAGGCCGAACTGCCTCCGGAATTGCTATTGAAGTCGGGATTCAAGGAAGACGAACTGGACCAACTGAATCTCTTTACCGCCGATCCCGAGGGCTGCGAACACTGCACCAAGGGCTACAAGGGACGGGTGGGCATCTACCAGGTCATGCCGGTCACCGAATCCATCAATCGCATCATTCTGGAAAACGGCAATGCCATGCAGATTGCCGAACAGGCCCGAAAAGAAGGCATCAACGACCTCAGGGAATCCGGCCTGAACAAGGTCCGGGAAGGCATCACCAGCATTGAAGAAATCGATCGAGTCACACGGGATTAA
- a CDS encoding AmpG family muropeptide MFS transporter encodes MTILSERSWLRSIINRRMTVAFAMGFYSGLPLLLTGSVLQAWMRGAGVDLTTIGLFALVGLPYTGKFLWAPLFDRFVPPGGRRRGWLLWIQLMLALAIVGLGFTHPEKNPFGVALVALIVTFLSASQDTLIDAYRRESLSDREQGLGASLYVNGYRLGMLLTSGGGLILADFLGFQKVYGICGIMMATAVLVTFWAQEPKVEDGTPVSLTGAVVEPFLEFFRRRDAVSILLFVFLYKLGDTMASHMTMPFYLDLGFSKTEIGTVVKLFGFWATVIGGLLGGALILRLGIYPALWLFGILQAVSTAGFALLAYLGPNLLGLTGVISFENLSGGMGTAAFVAFMASQTDKRFTATQYALLSSLMGIPRVIVAAPTGWLAQQLGWIEFFVGCAVVAMPGLLLLLRMRRWLEDPLPAVGQGAVGLD; translated from the coding sequence ATGACCATCCTTTCTGAGCGTTCCTGGTTGCGCTCGATCATCAACCGTCGGATGACGGTGGCGTTTGCCATGGGTTTTTACAGCGGTCTGCCCTTGCTTCTGACCGGATCGGTTTTGCAGGCGTGGATGCGGGGAGCGGGGGTGGATTTGACCACCATCGGCTTGTTTGCCTTGGTCGGACTTCCCTATACCGGCAAATTTCTCTGGGCGCCGCTGTTCGACCGTTTTGTCCCGCCGGGCGGCCGCCGCCGGGGATGGCTGTTGTGGATTCAATTGATGCTGGCCTTGGCGATCGTCGGCTTGGGATTTACCCATCCCGAGAAAAATCCTTTTGGGGTGGCGCTGGTGGCATTGATAGTGACTTTTTTGTCCGCCAGTCAAGATACCCTGATCGACGCCTATCGGCGCGAATCCTTGAGCGATAGAGAGCAAGGGCTGGGGGCTTCCTTGTATGTCAACGGTTACCGCCTGGGCATGCTTCTGACTTCAGGAGGCGGGTTGATTTTGGCCGACTTTCTCGGGTTCCAGAAGGTCTACGGAATCTGCGGAATAATGATGGCGACGGCGGTTTTGGTGACTTTTTGGGCTCAAGAACCCAAGGTGGAGGACGGGACGCCGGTTTCCTTGACCGGGGCGGTGGTCGAACCCTTTCTGGAATTTTTCCGGCGCCGGGATGCCGTGTCGATTCTATTGTTCGTATTTCTTTACAAGCTCGGCGACACCATGGCCAGTCACATGACCATGCCGTTCTATCTGGATCTGGGCTTCAGCAAGACGGAAATCGGGACGGTGGTCAAACTGTTCGGGTTTTGGGCTACCGTGATCGGCGGTTTGTTGGGAGGCGCATTGATTCTGCGTTTGGGAATCTATCCCGCGTTGTGGTTGTTCGGTATTCTTCAAGCGGTTTCCACGGCCGGGTTCGCCTTGCTGGCCTATCTCGGGCCGAATCTATTGGGACTCACCGGTGTCATCAGCTTCGAGAATTTGTCGGGGGGAATGGGGACGGCGGCATTCGTCGCGTTCATGGCGAGCCAGACCGACAAACGTTTCACCGCGACCCAATATGCCTTGCTTTCCAGCTTGATGGGGATCCCGCGGGTGATCGTGGCGGCGCCCACCGGATGGCTGGCGCAGCAATTGGGTTGGATCGAGTTTTTCGTGGGCTGCGCCGTGGTGGCCATGCCCGGGTTGCTGCTGCTGCTGCGAATGCGGCGTTGGTTGGAAGACCCCTTGCCCGCGGTCGGGCAAGGGGCGGTCGGCTTGGATTAG
- the nhaD gene encoding sodium:proton antiporter NhaD, which translates to MFRSIFTFLVLFALAPIASASEWEALGLVTTERGLYCVLLFAIAYILVMAEEFIELKKSKPVIIAAILIWAEVAYMAGTVGVGTEELHGAIAHNLAEYGELMLFLLVAMTYINAMADRNVFERLRSWLLSRNFGYRKLFWITGVITFFLSSVADNLTSALLIGAVVLAVGKDNLRFVALGLINLVVAANAGGAFSPFGDITTLMVWQAEKATFFQFLALFVPSVVNYLIPAAVMSFAIPDEQPEQSGEGLVPLKIGAYTICGLFALTITFAVSFKQFLHLPPFMGMMLGWGVLAIFGFWIKFQEHDLPHEKRFDIFDMVREAEWDTLLFFFGVIFCVAGLGFIGYMSVTAQWMYGDLGPTFANILVGFLSAIVDNIPVMFAVLSMEPDMDLYQWLLVTLTAGVGGSMLSIGSAAGVALMGISKGKYTFFSHLRWTPAIMAGYFASVLVHYWLNAA; encoded by the coding sequence TTGTTTAGGAGCATTTTCACTTTTCTTGTTTTATTCGCGCTGGCGCCTATCGCCTCCGCCTCCGAATGGGAGGCGTTGGGATTGGTAACGACCGAGCGCGGTCTCTACTGCGTCTTGCTCTTCGCCATCGCCTATATCCTGGTAATGGCCGAAGAATTCATCGAGCTGAAAAAATCGAAACCGGTCATCATCGCCGCCATTCTCATCTGGGCCGAAGTGGCTTACATGGCCGGCACCGTGGGCGTGGGAACCGAAGAGCTTCACGGCGCCATCGCCCACAATCTGGCCGAATACGGAGAATTGATGTTGTTCCTCCTGGTGGCCATGACCTACATCAACGCCATGGCGGATCGCAATGTTTTCGAGCGTTTGCGTTCTTGGCTGTTGAGCCGCAACTTCGGTTATCGGAAACTGTTTTGGATCACGGGGGTGATCACCTTCTTCCTGTCTTCGGTAGCCGACAACCTAACCTCGGCGCTGCTGATCGGCGCAGTGGTCCTGGCGGTGGGCAAAGACAATCTCCGTTTCGTCGCTCTCGGACTGATCAATCTGGTGGTGGCCGCCAACGCCGGAGGCGCCTTCAGCCCGTTCGGCGACATCACCACCCTGATGGTCTGGCAGGCGGAAAAAGCCACCTTCTTCCAATTCCTGGCGCTGTTCGTTCCTTCGGTCGTCAACTATCTGATTCCCGCCGCCGTCATGTCCTTCGCCATTCCCGACGAGCAACCCGAACAAAGCGGTGAGGGACTGGTCCCGCTGAAGATCGGCGCCTACACCATCTGCGGCCTGTTCGCGCTGACCATCACATTCGCGGTGAGCTTCAAGCAGTTCCTGCATTTACCGCCGTTCATGGGCATGATGCTGGGATGGGGGGTTTTGGCCATCTTCGGCTTCTGGATCAAATTCCAGGAACACGACCTGCCCCATGAAAAGCGCTTCGACATCTTCGATATGGTCCGCGAAGCCGAATGGGACACCCTTTTATTCTTCTTCGGGGTCATCTTCTGCGTGGCGGGGCTCGGCTTCATCGGTTACATGAGCGTCACCGCGCAATGGATGTACGGCGATCTGGGCCCGACCTTCGCCAACATTCTGGTGGGTTTCCTGTCCGCCATCGTCGACAATATTCCAGTGATGTTCGCGGTCCTGAGCATGGAGCCGGACATGGATTTGTACCAATGGCTGCTGGTTACTTTGACCGCCGGCGTCGGGGGATCCATGCTGTCGATCGGATCGGCCGCCGGCGTGGCTTTGATGGGGATTTCCAAAGGCAAATACACCTTCTTCTCCCATCTGCGCTGGACACCCGCCATCATGGCCGGCTACTTCGCCAGCGTTCTGGTCCACTACTGGCTGAACGCCGCCTAA
- a CDS encoding S41 family peptidase, translating to MRITTNLFLLAAGTLLGILLGTCGSVLAERSAKETETIPFTELRTFTEVFGRIQEDYVEPIPDKTLLENAIRGMLSGLDPHSSYLSPDEFKELRIGTTGQFGGLGIEVGMENGFIKVIAPIDDTPAQRAGIQAGDLIIRLDEKPVKGMTLRDAVKIMRGKPGTEITLTVIREGMDKPLKITITRAVIKIKSVKQHLLEDGYGYLRITSFQSGTGEELLKAIGQLKDKGPLKGVILDLRNNPGGVLNAAVAVSDAFLDKGLIVYTDGRIEESKMEFEATPGDDLEGVPLAVLINAGSASASEIVAGALQDHKRAILMGQKSFGKGSVQTILPLSNDGAVKMTTARYYTPSGRSIQAEGIIPDIVLGAVRLEKVAEAEEFKPLTEADLSRHLENGQQEPESNADNQEEMENEALLKDYHLHEALNVLKAINIVEYSSVTE from the coding sequence ATGCGCATTACAACCAATTTATTCCTACTCGCAGCGGGAACCCTGCTCGGCATTTTGCTCGGCACTTGCGGCAGCGTTCTGGCTGAGCGTTCCGCCAAGGAAACCGAAACGATCCCTTTCACGGAACTGCGCACCTTCACCGAGGTTTTCGGACGCATTCAGGAAGATTATGTGGAACCGATTCCGGACAAAACCCTGTTGGAAAACGCCATTCGCGGCATGCTGTCCGGCCTCGACCCTCATTCTTCCTATCTGTCCCCCGATGAGTTCAAGGAGTTGCGCATCGGAACCACCGGCCAATTCGGCGGTCTCGGGATCGAAGTCGGGATGGAAAACGGTTTCATCAAAGTGATCGCCCCCATCGACGATACCCCCGCCCAGCGTGCCGGAATTCAAGCGGGCGATTTGATCATCCGCCTGGACGAGAAACCGGTCAAGGGGATGACCTTGCGGGACGCCGTCAAAATCATGCGCGGAAAGCCGGGCACCGAAATCACTTTAACCGTTATCCGCGAAGGGATGGACAAGCCGCTCAAAATCACCATCACCCGCGCCGTCATCAAGATTAAAAGCGTTAAACAGCACCTGCTGGAGGACGGCTACGGTTATTTGCGCATCACCAGCTTTCAGTCAGGCACCGGAGAAGAGTTGCTCAAAGCCATTGGCCAACTGAAAGACAAAGGTCCGCTCAAGGGCGTGATTCTGGATTTGCGCAACAATCCGGGCGGGGTTCTGAACGCCGCAGTCGCGGTCAGCGATGCATTCCTCGATAAAGGATTGATCGTCTATACCGACGGCCGAATCGAGGAATCGAAGATGGAATTCGAGGCGACTCCCGGCGATGACCTGGAGGGCGTCCCCCTAGCAGTGCTCATTAACGCCGGATCGGCTTCCGCTTCGGAAATCGTCGCCGGGGCCCTCCAGGACCACAAACGCGCCATCTTGATGGGGCAAAAATCCTTCGGCAAGGGCTCGGTTCAAACCATTCTTCCGTTGAGTAACGACGGCGCCGTGAAGATGACCACGGCCCGCTACTATACGCCTTCGGGACGCTCCATCCAGGCGGAAGGCATCATCCCCGACATTGTGCTGGGAGCGGTACGATTGGAAAAAGTCGCCGAAGCCGAGGAGTTCAAACCGCTGACCGAAGCCGACTTGTCCCGACACCTGGAGAATGGTCAGCAGGAACCCGAATCGAATGCAGACAATCAGGAAGAGATGGAAAACGAGGCTTTATTGAAGGATTATCATCTGCACGAAGCCTTGAACGTGCTCAAAGCGATCAATATCGTGGAATATTCCTCCGTTACCGAATAA
- a CDS encoding murein hydrolase activator EnvC family protein, whose translation MTRFGSFSHLAGRLALGLLAWLIVADARPESVQRIEAKIHALQKKVQRLDQNKQDLEQELARLERSLGQHARKISQLEQEAQTLKQRRETLAKDLDRERLRLTRLRDKLVRQIRTAHVLGQQEPFKLLLNQEAPARFSRALVYYRYLNHARLDQIELARRHLVKIQHLSRELDQARQHLTTVLDQQRQKLARVQTLHGERKQLLQRLKQQLHDRRSRLAKLEADKRRLSQVVASVQEINVEFPFSDTTDRPFDRQRGRLNWPVNGKLATAFGSRRGNGHWGGVVIGAPEGTPVRAVSSGRIVFADWLRGYGFLIIVQHERDFMTLYAFNQSLLKHPGERVETGEIIATVGRSGGRTQPGLYFAIRHRGEPLDPRRWCRGHQPG comes from the coding sequence GTGACCCGTTTCGGGTCCTTTTCCCATCTGGCAGGCCGACTCGCTCTCGGCCTGCTGGCCTGGCTGATCGTCGCAGACGCTCGGCCGGAATCCGTCCAGCGGATTGAAGCCAAAATCCACGCCCTGCAAAAGAAGGTCCAACGACTCGATCAAAACAAGCAGGACCTGGAACAGGAATTGGCCCGCCTGGAACGAAGCCTCGGGCAACATGCCAGAAAAATCAGCCAACTGGAGCAAGAAGCACAAACGCTCAAGCAACGACGCGAGACCCTGGCTAAAGACCTGGATCGGGAACGCCTACGGCTGACCCGGTTACGCGATAAACTGGTCCGTCAAATCCGTACCGCTCATGTGCTGGGCCAACAGGAACCGTTCAAATTGCTCTTGAATCAGGAAGCCCCTGCCCGCTTCAGCCGCGCCCTCGTCTACTATCGCTATCTCAACCATGCCCGCCTCGATCAGATCGAACTGGCACGGCGGCATTTGGTGAAGATCCAGCATCTTAGTCGAGAACTCGACCAGGCTCGGCAACACCTGACGACCGTTCTCGACCAACAGCGCCAAAAATTAGCCCGCGTCCAAACCTTACACGGGGAACGGAAGCAACTGTTGCAGCGTCTTAAGCAGCAACTCCATGACCGGCGATCCCGCTTGGCCAAGCTGGAAGCGGATAAACGCCGTTTGTCGCAAGTGGTCGCTTCCGTGCAAGAAATCAACGTCGAGTTCCCCTTTTCGGATACGACCGACCGCCCGTTTGATCGACAACGCGGCCGCCTCAATTGGCCCGTCAACGGCAAACTGGCAACCGCTTTCGGCAGTCGCCGCGGCAACGGCCATTGGGGAGGGGTTGTCATTGGCGCTCCGGAAGGTACCCCGGTTCGAGCGGTTTCTTCCGGTCGGATCGTCTTCGCCGACTGGCTGCGGGGTTACGGCTTCCTGATTATCGTCCAACATGAACGAGATTTCATGACACTATACGCCTTCAACCAAAGTCTGCTGAAACATCCCGGTGAACGAGTCGAAACCGGCGAGATCATCGCCACCGTGGGAAGAAGCGGCGGCCGAACCCAACCCGGCCTGTATTTCGCCATTCGTCACCGAGGCGAACCGCTCGACCCACGGCGCTGGTGCCGAGGACATCAACCCGGATAG